From Meles meles chromosome 5, mMelMel3.1 paternal haplotype, whole genome shotgun sequence, one genomic window encodes:
- the GLP1R gene encoding glucagon-like peptide 1 receptor → MARAPSPLCLALLLLGAVGRVGPRPQGATVSLSETVQKWREYRRQCQRFLTEAPPPATGLFCNRTFDEYACWPDGLPGSFVNVSCPWYLPWASSVLQGRVYRFCTAEGLWLRQDNSSSPWRNLSECEESKRGERSSPEEQLLSFSVIYTVGYTLSFSALVIASAILLSFRHLHCTRNYIHLNLFASFILRALSVFIRDAVLKWMYSTAPQQHQWDGLLSYQDSLGCRLVFLLMQYCVAANYYWLLVEGVYLYTLLAFSVFSEQRIFRLYLSIGWGVPLLFVIPWGIVKYLYEDEGCWTRNSNMNYWLIIRLPILFAIGVNFLIFIRVICIVVSKLKANVMCKTDIKCRLAKSTLTLIPLLGTHEVVFAFVMDEHARGTLRFIKLFTELSFTSFQGLMVAILYCFVNNEVQLEFRRSWERWRLKHLHTQGDSSMRPLKCPTSSLSSGGTVGSSVYAATCQASCS, encoded by the exons ATGGCTCGCGCCCCCAGCCCACTCTGCctggcgctgctgctgctcggggcggtGGGCAGGGTCGGCCCGCGCCCCCAG GGTGCCACCGTGTCCCTCTCGGAGACAGTGCAGAAGTGGCGAGAATACCGACGCCAGTGCCAGCGATTCCTGACTGAGGCTCCCCCTCCAGCCACAG GGCTGTTCTGCAATCGAACCTTCGATGAGTATGCCTGCTGGCCAGACGGGCTGCCAGGCTCGTTCGTGAATGTCAGCTGCCCCTGGTACCTGCCCTGGGCCAGCAGTG TGCTGCAGGGCCGCGTTTACCGATTCTGCACAGCGGAGGGCCTGTGGCTGCGCCAGGACAACTCCAGCTCACCCTGGAGGAACCTGTCAGAGTGCGAGGAGTCCAAGCGAGGGGAGAGA AGCTCCCCAGAGGAGCAGCTCCTGTCCTTTTCCGTCATCTACACGGTGGGCTACACACTGTCCTTCTCCGCTCTGGTCATCGCCTCGGCCATCCTCCTGAGCTTCAG ACACCTGCACTGCACCCGGAACTACATCCACCTGAACCTGTTTGCGTCCTTCATCCTGCGAGCCCTGTCCGTCTTCATCAGGGACGCGGTCCTCAAGTGGATGTACAGCACGGCCCCCCAGCAGCACCAGTGGGATGGGCTCCTCTCCTACCAG GATTCTCTGGGCTGCCGCCTGGTGTTCCTGCTCATGCAGTACTGCGTGGCAGCCAACTACTACTGGCTCCTGGTGGAGGGTGTGTACCTGTACACGCTTCTGGCCTTCTCCGTCTTCTCCGAGCAGCGCATCTTCAGGCTGTATCTGAGCATAGGCTGGG gtGTTCCCCTGCTGTTTGTTATCCCTTGGGGCATTGTCAAGTACCTCTATGAGGATGAGGG ctgCTGGACCAGGAACTCCAACATGAATTATTGGCTCATCATCCGGCTGCCCATTCTCTTTGCCATTGGG GTGAACTTCCTCATCTTTATCCGGGTCATCTGCATTGTGGTGTCCAAGCTCAAAGCCAATGTCATGTGCAAGACGGACATCAAGTGCAG aCTTGCCAAGTCCACACTGACGCTCATCCCTCTGCTGGGGACCCACGAGGTCGTCTTTGCCTTTGTGATGGACGAGCACGCCCGGGGGACGCTGCGCTTCATCAAGCTGTTCACAGAGCTGTCCTTCACCTCTTTCCAA GGGCTGATGGTCGCCATCTTGTACTGCTTTGTCAACAATGAG GTCCAGCTGGAGTTTCGGAGGAGCTGGGAGCGCTGGCGGCTCAAGCACTTGCACACCCAGGGGGACAGCAGCATGAGACCCCTCAAGTGCCCCACCAGCAGCCTGAGCAGCGGGGGCACCGTGGGCAGCAGCGTCTACGCAGCCACCTGCCAGGCCTCCTGCAGCTAA